The following are encoded in a window of Kitasatospora sp. NBC_01250 genomic DNA:
- a CDS encoding SPFH domain-containing protein, giving the protein MSQNQQPPVTDLPAMPAPKVEERIATGAPGLPMLGLCLLLLLGGIALVVTGIALTANQHGTPGVPLLVVGILAVLSGLVCTRGLAVVAPGQARVVTLLGRYRGTLRRPGLTWVNPFSNLRTVSTRIRNQETAMVKVNDAEGNPIEMAAVVVWQVEDTAKAVFEVDDFRQFVSIQSETAVRHIANSYPYDSREEGLVSLRDSAEEITRTLSAEISARVASAGVTVIESRITRLAYAPEIAQVMLQRQQAGAVVAARTRIVEGAVGMVELALARLAEHDVVELDEERKAAMVSNLLVVLCGDRGTQPVVNTGSLYQ; this is encoded by the coding sequence ATGAGCCAGAACCAGCAACCACCCGTCACCGACCTTCCCGCCATGCCCGCACCCAAGGTCGAGGAACGCATCGCCACCGGCGCCCCCGGCCTGCCGATGCTCGGGCTGTGCCTGCTCCTGCTGCTCGGCGGCATCGCACTGGTCGTCACCGGCATCGCGCTGACCGCGAATCAGCACGGCACCCCGGGCGTCCCCCTGCTCGTCGTCGGCATCCTGGCGGTGCTGTCGGGCCTGGTCTGCACCCGCGGTCTGGCCGTGGTCGCCCCGGGCCAGGCCCGCGTGGTCACGCTGCTCGGCCGCTACCGCGGCACCCTGCGCCGCCCCGGGCTGACCTGGGTCAACCCGTTCAGCAACCTGCGCACGGTGTCCACCCGGATCCGCAACCAGGAGACCGCGATGGTCAAGGTCAACGACGCCGAGGGCAACCCGATCGAGATGGCCGCGGTGGTCGTCTGGCAGGTGGAGGACACCGCGAAGGCCGTCTTCGAGGTGGACGACTTCCGCCAGTTCGTCTCCATCCAGTCCGAGACCGCCGTGCGCCACATCGCCAACAGCTACCCCTACGACTCCCGCGAGGAGGGCCTGGTCTCGCTGCGCGACAGCGCCGAGGAGATCACCCGCACCCTGTCCGCCGAGATCTCCGCCCGGGTCGCCTCGGCCGGCGTGACCGTGATCGAGTCGCGCATCACCCGGTTGGCCTATGCGCCGGAGATCGCCCAGGTGATGCTGCAGCGGCAGCAGGCCGGTGCAGTGGTCGCGGCCCGGACCCGGATCGTCGAGGGCGCCGTCGGCATGGTCGAGCTGGCCCTGGCCCGGCTGGCCGAGCACGACGTCGTGGAACTCGACGAGGAGCGCAAGGCCGCCATGGTGAGCAACCTGCTGGTGGTCCTCTGCGGCGACCGCGGCACACAACCGGTGGTCAACACCGGCTCCCTCTACCAGTGA
- the galK gene encoding galactokinase translates to MREQFERIFGATPTGVWAAPGRVNLIGEHTDYNDGFVLPIALPQAVKVAARARPDGRLRLYSAQGDDVVTDLSVAALAPGAVTTWAGYPAGVVWALREAGYPIGGADLYFDSDVPSGAGLSSSAALECAAAAVYRDLYELPFTAAESAVLAQRGENLFVGVPCGVMDQMASACCTEGAALFLDTRDLAQRQVPFSLDEQGLLLLVIDTRVKHDLGDGAYAALRAGCERAAELLGLAALRDLPAAALSGAVAQLPAELGPLVRHVVTENVRVGQAVELLEQGEYAALGPILTAGHASLRDDFKVSCAETDLAVEAAVAAGALGARMTGGGFGGSVIALVPKDAAGQVEQAVTGAFLAAGHAVPNVFTTTAAAGARRLA, encoded by the coding sequence GTGAGAGAGCAGTTCGAACGGATCTTCGGCGCCACCCCCACCGGCGTGTGGGCGGCACCGGGCCGGGTGAACCTGATCGGCGAACACACCGACTACAACGACGGGTTCGTCCTGCCGATCGCTCTCCCGCAGGCGGTGAAGGTGGCGGCCCGGGCCCGCCCGGACGGTCGGCTGCGCCTCTACAGCGCCCAGGGCGACGACGTGGTCACCGACCTGTCGGTGGCCGCACTCGCCCCGGGCGCGGTGACGACCTGGGCCGGCTACCCGGCCGGCGTGGTCTGGGCGCTGCGCGAGGCCGGGTACCCGATCGGCGGCGCCGACCTTTACTTCGACAGCGACGTGCCGAGCGGCGCCGGTCTCTCCTCCTCCGCCGCGCTGGAGTGCGCGGCGGCGGCGGTCTACCGCGATCTGTACGAACTGCCGTTCACCGCGGCCGAGTCGGCGGTGCTCGCGCAGCGCGGCGAGAACCTCTTCGTCGGGGTCCCGTGCGGGGTGATGGACCAGATGGCCTCGGCCTGCTGCACCGAGGGGGCCGCGCTCTTCCTCGACACCAGGGACCTGGCGCAGCGCCAGGTCCCGTTCTCGCTGGACGAGCAGGGGCTGTTGCTGCTGGTCATCGACACCCGGGTCAAGCACGACCTCGGGGACGGCGCCTACGCCGCGCTGCGGGCCGGCTGCGAACGGGCGGCGGAACTGCTCGGGCTGGCCGCGCTGCGCGACCTGCCCGCCGCCGCGCTGTCCGGGGCGGTGGCCCAGCTGCCCGCCGAGCTGGGCCCGCTGGTGCGCCACGTGGTGACCGAGAACGTGCGGGTCGGCCAGGCGGTCGAGCTGCTGGAGCAGGGCGAGTACGCCGCGCTCGGACCGATCCTGACGGCGGGGCACGCCTCGCTGCGCGACGACTTCAAGGTCTCCTGCGCGGAGACCGACCTGGCGGTCGAGGCGGCGGTGGCGGCCGGTGCCCTGGGCGCCCGGATGACCGGGGGCGGCTTCGGCGGCTCGGTGATCGCGCTGGTGCCCAAGGACGCGGCCGGGCAGGTCGAACAGGCCGTCACCGGCGCCTTCCTGGCGGCGGGCCATGCGGTGCCGAACGTCTTCACGACGACCGCGGCGGCGGGGGCCCGCCGGCTCGCCTGA
- a CDS encoding ABC transporter permease, translating into MSGTNGTSGMNRTSGAGGTGGTGGMNGQDIRLESRDAITLVARREWTTRVRSKAYRISLAVMVLAVVATSVIFHFVHTGGQSTQTIGLLRQDAPLSAPLEAAGTAAGQHVVTRTVPDQAAGQAQVRGGQLNALVMSAPQGLQVTVNKSLDGTLRGVLGAVAREQALDAQITRLGGDPGQVAEAAGAASVQVSTLQPPKPAHTQHLIVGIVAGFLIYLSLMTCGPMIAQGVVEEKSSRVVELLLATLRPWQLMAGKVLGIGLLGLVQVAVVGGAGVAAGKLTGTLSLSLGGSASAVLWAVAWYLAGFALYANLFAAAGALVSRQEDLAGVQFPLIMPIMASWIIGISVLPGTPDNSLLTVLSMVPLFAPVLMPMRIALGVAPIWQSVTALLLTLALAVLLIRFAARIYRNSVLRSGARVSWREALKAA; encoded by the coding sequence ATGAGCGGCACGAACGGAACGAGTGGGATGAACCGCACCAGCGGGGCCGGCGGGACCGGCGGGACCGGCGGGATGAACGGCCAGGACATCAGGCTGGAGTCGCGCGACGCCATCACCCTGGTGGCCCGGCGCGAGTGGACCACCCGGGTGCGCTCCAAGGCGTACCGGATCAGCCTCGCCGTGATGGTGCTGGCGGTCGTCGCGACCAGCGTGATCTTCCACTTCGTGCACACCGGCGGCCAGAGCACCCAGACGATCGGCCTGCTGCGCCAGGACGCCCCGCTCTCCGCGCCGTTGGAGGCCGCGGGCACCGCCGCCGGGCAGCACGTGGTCACCCGGACCGTCCCCGACCAGGCGGCCGGCCAGGCCCAGGTGCGCGGCGGACAGCTCAACGCCCTGGTGATGAGCGCGCCGCAGGGCCTGCAGGTCACCGTGAACAAGTCCCTGGACGGCACGCTGCGCGGCGTGCTCGGCGCCGTCGCGCGGGAACAGGCGCTGGATGCCCAGATCACCCGACTCGGCGGTGACCCGGGCCAGGTGGCCGAGGCGGCGGGCGCGGCGAGCGTGCAGGTGTCGACCCTGCAGCCGCCCAAGCCGGCCCACACGCAGCACCTGATCGTGGGGATCGTCGCTGGTTTCCTGATCTACCTCTCCCTGATGACCTGCGGCCCGATGATCGCGCAGGGCGTGGTCGAGGAGAAGAGCAGCCGGGTGGTCGAACTGCTGCTGGCCACCCTGCGTCCCTGGCAGCTGATGGCGGGCAAGGTGCTGGGCATAGGACTGCTCGGTCTGGTCCAGGTCGCGGTGGTCGGCGGCGCCGGCGTGGCCGCGGGCAAACTCACCGGCACCCTGTCGCTCTCGCTCGGCGGCTCGGCCTCGGCCGTGCTCTGGGCGGTGGCCTGGTACCTGGCTGGCTTCGCCCTCTACGCCAACCTCTTCGCCGCCGCGGGCGCCCTGGTCTCCCGTCAGGAGGACCTGGCCGGCGTCCAGTTCCCGCTGATCATGCCGATCATGGCCTCCTGGATCATCGGCATCTCGGTCCTGCCCGGCACCCCGGACAACAGCCTGCTGACCGTCCTCTCGATGGTCCCGCTCTTCGCCCCGGTCCTGATGCCGATGCGGATCGCCCTCGGCGTGGCGCCGATCTGGCAGAGCGTCACCGCCCTGCTGCTCACCCTCGCCCTGGCCGTTCTGCTGATCCGCTTCGCCGCCCGCATCTACCGCAACTCCGTCCTCCGCAGCGGCGCCCGCGTCAGCTGGCGCGAGGCCCTGAAGGCGGCGTAA
- a CDS encoding response regulator transcription factor — MGVRLVVVDDHRLLAEALAAALQVRGHRVLAVGCPTAAGPELVAQRRPEVCLLGVARPGSPGAFAPVRRLRQERPEVAVVVLGPVDDLRGVANAFAAGAAGFVRSDERIEVVDRSITRAKAGEAAVTVEVLQAAFERLLHPVREPDDEALRLLGALTRREVQVLVRIAEGQDTQEIAVGMGIAPSTARTHVQRVLMKLGARTRLEAAAVADRTGLLARLVRE; from the coding sequence TTGGGCGTGCGGCTTGTCGTCGTCGACGATCACCGGTTGCTGGCCGAGGCACTGGCTGCCGCGCTGCAGGTGCGCGGGCACCGGGTGCTGGCGGTGGGGTGTCCCACGGCGGCCGGACCCGAGCTGGTCGCCCAGCGCCGGCCGGAGGTCTGCCTGCTCGGGGTGGCCCGTCCGGGCAGCCCGGGCGCCTTCGCGCCGGTGCGCAGGCTGCGGCAGGAGCGGCCGGAGGTCGCCGTCGTGGTGCTCGGTCCGGTGGACGACCTGCGCGGGGTGGCGAACGCCTTCGCCGCCGGGGCGGCGGGCTTCGTCCGCAGCGACGAGCGGATCGAGGTGGTGGACCGCTCGATCACCCGGGCCAAGGCCGGCGAGGCCGCGGTGACGGTGGAGGTGCTCCAGGCGGCCTTCGAGCGGCTGCTGCACCCGGTGCGGGAGCCGGACGACGAGGCGCTGCGGCTGCTCGGCGCGCTGACCCGCCGCGAGGTCCAGGTGCTGGTCCGGATCGCCGAGGGGCAGGACACCCAGGAGATCGCGGTCGGGATGGGGATCGCCCCCAGCACGGCACGCACCCACGTCCAGCGGGTGCTGATGAAGCTCGGGGCCCGCACCCGGCTGGAGGCCGCGGCCGTGGCCGACCGCACCGGCCTGCTCGCCCGCCTGGTCCGCGAGTAG
- a CDS encoding GOLPH3/VPS74 family protein, protein MDLPDTLPGKLYLLAYPPDAACLRRRGELGLVLRAAALTDLLQRGLIADRAGCPLPDRPAPARLDPVLRSVLDQITESKPHGWERWVRTKDRPFTLAVRDRLSEEGYLDLAEHRVLGLFPTLRPVPRDQSVRQRLAAEVEAAFTGPAEQVEPWRAAVVALAAAGDMSTVLPRQRRRAERARIAELTALTGPAPAALRRAVRARHAAYSS, encoded by the coding sequence ATGGACCTCCCCGACACCCTCCCCGGCAAGCTCTACCTACTGGCATACCCACCGGACGCCGCCTGCCTGCGCCGCCGCGGCGAGCTCGGCCTGGTGCTGCGCGCGGCGGCCCTGACCGACCTGCTCCAGCGCGGCCTGATCGCCGACCGGGCCGGCTGCCCACTGCCGGACCGCCCGGCCCCCGCCCGACTCGACCCGGTGCTGCGGAGCGTGCTGGACCAGATCACCGAGTCCAAGCCGCACGGCTGGGAGCGCTGGGTCAGAACGAAGGACCGTCCCTTCACCCTGGCGGTGCGCGACCGGCTCAGCGAGGAGGGCTACCTGGACCTGGCCGAGCACCGGGTGCTCGGCCTGTTCCCCACCCTGCGCCCGGTCCCGCGCGACCAGTCCGTGCGACAGCGCCTGGCCGCCGAGGTCGAAGCGGCCTTCACCGGCCCGGCCGAGCAGGTCGAGCCCTGGCGGGCCGCCGTGGTCGCGCTGGCCGCCGCCGGCGACATGTCCACCGTGCTGCCCCGCCAGCGCCGACGTGCCGAGCGCGCCCGGATCGCCGAACTGACCGCGCTCACCGGACCGGCCCCGGCTGCCCTGCGCCGCGCCGTCCGGGCCCGGCACGCGGCGTACTCGAGCTGA
- a CDS encoding S8 family serine peptidase, with product MRRRVAAALALTMCLGGGLATAAQAADTPRGDEWHLDALHMPEVWQTSTGAGVTVAVIDSGVKADLPDLVGQVLPGKDLSGLPGGVNTDPEGHGTGMASVIAGSGKNFDGKGAEGLAPGARILPIKVNTNSNSSTAIGAPASLKQIDEGITYAVDQGAKVISISQAIRNIDISPSDVSALQDAVNYAISKGRLIVAGAGNSGQEGNWPMYPSVASGVAAIAAFDEQGNHTAESEYGPQIALAGPGQDIISACIDPSGYCKSHGTSDATALVAATAAVLWQVHPDWTGNQILRVLMNTANKPNNGANRSDYIGFGNVSPRNAIHYTGDPGPADVNPLIAAGIDVNPPGSASASAPASPSAAASAPATGAAPTGSTANSASAAPVPATHASGKSSSSMPLIIGGAVLAVLVIGGVVFFVLRRKGAAATAPPAPGAPYGYPVPPQGPPAPHTPPAQGFGPPPAYGPGQPPYGQPPQQPPAQGNPYQQPQPGPYQQPPQG from the coding sequence ATGCGGCGGCGGGTGGCCGCAGCGCTTGCCTTGACCATGTGTCTGGGTGGCGGTCTGGCCACGGCGGCGCAGGCGGCTGACACGCCGCGCGGCGATGAGTGGCACCTGGACGCGCTGCACATGCCGGAGGTCTGGCAGACCAGCACTGGGGCGGGTGTCACCGTCGCGGTGATCGACAGTGGCGTCAAGGCCGATCTGCCGGATCTGGTCGGTCAGGTCCTGCCTGGCAAGGACCTCAGCGGCCTCCCCGGCGGAGTGAACACTGATCCCGAGGGCCACGGCACCGGGATGGCAAGCGTTATCGCTGGATCAGGCAAGAACTTCGATGGCAAGGGTGCTGAGGGTCTTGCGCCCGGCGCACGGATTCTGCCGATCAAGGTCAACACGAACTCAAATTCGAGCACGGCCATCGGGGCTCCGGCATCCCTCAAGCAGATCGACGAGGGCATCACCTACGCAGTTGATCAAGGCGCCAAGGTGATCAGCATCTCGCAGGCGATTCGAAACATTGACATTTCGCCGTCGGATGTCTCGGCACTGCAGGACGCCGTCAACTACGCGATCAGCAAGGGACGGCTGATCGTGGCTGGTGCGGGAAACAGCGGGCAGGAGGGCAACTGGCCGATGTACCCCTCGGTGGCCTCGGGCGTCGCTGCCATCGCCGCCTTCGATGAGCAGGGGAACCACACGGCCGAATCCGAGTACGGCCCACAGATCGCCCTTGCGGGACCTGGACAGGACATCATCAGTGCCTGCATCGACCCGTCGGGGTACTGCAAGAGCCACGGCACCTCCGACGCGACTGCGCTGGTTGCCGCCACCGCCGCCGTCCTCTGGCAGGTCCACCCCGACTGGACCGGCAACCAGATCCTCCGCGTCCTGATGAACACCGCCAACAAGCCCAACAACGGCGCCAACCGGTCCGACTACATCGGCTTCGGCAACGTCAGCCCCCGCAACGCGATCCACTACACCGGTGACCCCGGACCGGCCGACGTGAATCCGCTGATCGCCGCCGGCATCGACGTGAATCCCCCCGGCTCGGCGTCCGCATCCGCCCCCGCCTCCCCCTCGGCCGCCGCCTCCGCTCCGGCGACCGGTGCCGCACCGACCGGCTCCACCGCCAACAGCGCTTCCGCGGCCCCGGTGCCCGCGACCCACGCGTCCGGGAAGTCCTCCAGCAGCATGCCGCTGATCATCGGCGGTGCCGTCCTCGCGGTGCTGGTCATCGGCGGCGTGGTCTTCTTCGTCCTGCGCCGCAAGGGGGCTGCGGCCACCGCGCCCCCGGCACCCGGCGCGCCGTACGGCTACCCGGTGCCCCCGCAGGGCCCGCCGGCTCCGCACACCCCGCCGGCGCAGGGCTTCGGTCCGCCGCCCGCGTACGGCCCCGGTCAGCCGCCGTACGGGCAGCCCCCGCAGCAGCCGCCTGCCCAGGGCAACCCGTACCAGCAGCCCCAGCCCGGCCCGTACCAGCAGCCGCCGCAGGGCTGA
- a CDS encoding MFS transporter: MAVAAFVGTAIEYYDFFLYGMAAALVFGREFFPVLSPVNALLAALSVYAVAFVARPVGAVLFGHFGDRVGRKAVLVASLLMMGLSTAAVGLMPGYGRIGIWSPVLLVLLRFCQGIGLGGEWGGAALLLAEYAPVRRRGRSGGYLQLGAAVGSALATAVFLALSLGLTEGEFTGWGWRLPFLGSLVLVGVGLFVRLRIAETPVFAAAEAGARSPVPLLTVLRGHWRTVLLGGGLLCFGYALFYLTGTYALGYATGQLGVDRTLMLSLQLLAAPGGALAIWFSAASSDRWGRRRSLLAAFAAAIVWSPLFFPLLETLRPTLLLFAVVTTGVLSGLLLGPVGAYLPELFPTSVRYTGAALTYNLGGVVGGATAPLVATRLTAAYGTAAPVGWCLAVLGVASVLCLLALPETNGQDLTVDQRATDHPGRRPSAAVTGGPAI, translated from the coding sequence GTGGCTGTTGCCGCCTTCGTCGGGACGGCGATCGAGTACTACGACTTCTTCCTGTACGGGATGGCGGCGGCGCTCGTCTTCGGGCGCGAGTTCTTTCCGGTGCTCAGTCCCGTCAACGCTCTGCTCGCGGCGCTGTCGGTCTATGCGGTGGCGTTCGTGGCCCGGCCGGTGGGTGCGGTGCTGTTCGGGCACTTCGGGGACCGGGTGGGGCGCAAGGCGGTCCTGGTGGCGTCGCTGCTGATGATGGGGCTGTCGACGGCGGCGGTGGGGCTGATGCCCGGGTACGGCCGGATCGGGATCTGGTCGCCGGTGCTCCTGGTGCTGTTGCGGTTCTGCCAGGGGATCGGGCTGGGCGGCGAGTGGGGCGGTGCGGCGCTGCTGCTCGCGGAGTACGCGCCGGTGCGCCGGCGCGGGCGCAGCGGCGGGTATCTGCAGCTCGGTGCCGCTGTGGGCTCGGCGCTCGCCACCGCGGTCTTCCTGGCGCTCTCGCTGGGGCTCACCGAGGGGGAGTTCACCGGGTGGGGGTGGCGGCTGCCGTTCCTCGGCTCGCTGGTGCTGGTCGGGGTCGGGCTCTTCGTCCGGCTGCGGATCGCGGAGACGCCGGTGTTCGCCGCGGCCGAGGCGGGTGCGCGGTCCCCGGTGCCGCTGCTGACGGTGCTGCGCGGGCACTGGCGCACGGTGCTGCTGGGCGGTGGCCTGCTCTGCTTCGGCTACGCGCTCTTCTACCTGACCGGCACCTACGCCCTCGGCTACGCCACCGGCCAGCTGGGCGTGGACCGGACGCTGATGCTCAGCCTGCAGCTGCTCGCCGCGCCGGGCGGTGCGCTGGCCATCTGGTTCAGTGCGGCGAGCTCGGACCGCTGGGGGCGGCGACGGTCCCTGCTGGCCGCCTTCGCGGCCGCGATCGTCTGGTCGCCGCTCTTCTTCCCGCTGCTGGAGACGCTGCGGCCGACGCTGCTCCTCTTCGCGGTGGTCACCACGGGGGTGCTGTCGGGGCTGCTGCTCGGCCCGGTCGGGGCCTACCTGCCGGAGCTCTTCCCGACCTCGGTGCGCTACACCGGCGCCGCGCTCACCTACAACCTCGGCGGCGTGGTGGGCGGAGCGACGGCGCCGCTGGTCGCCACCCGGCTGACCGCCGCCTACGGGACGGCGGCGCCGGTGGGCTGGTGCCTGGCGGTGCTGGGCGTCGCCTCGGTGCTCTGCCTGCTCGCCCTTCCCGAGACGAACGGCCAGGACCTGACCGTCGATCAGCGGGCCACCGACCATCCCGGCCGCCGGCCCTCCGCCGCCGTCACCGGGGGCCCGGCGATCTAG
- a CDS encoding ABC transporter ATP-binding protein, translated as MNLSERRLEVDGLSKRYGDTVALREMTFEVRSGEIFGFVGSNGAGKTTTMRIVLGVLAADAGEVRWDGDRVTLRTRSRIGYMPEERGLYPRMRVGEQLEYLARLHGLSAAEAARATREWTERLGVAARVGDEVQKLSLGNQQRVQLAAALVHDPVILVLDEPFSGLDPVAVDVMSEVLRDKAASGVPVIFSSHQLELVERLCDRVGIVRSGAMVACGPVDELRSGGGELLVVDAPAAPGGWAAGVPGVTSHRMEGSRTVLELAPGTDDQAVLAAALATGPVREFARRRPSLTELFRHVVSEQEDAS; from the coding sequence GTGAATCTGAGCGAGCGAAGGCTGGAGGTGGACGGCCTCTCCAAGCGCTACGGCGACACCGTGGCGCTGCGCGAGATGACGTTCGAGGTCCGTTCCGGGGAGATCTTCGGCTTCGTCGGCAGCAACGGTGCCGGCAAGACCACGACCATGCGGATCGTGCTCGGCGTGCTGGCGGCGGACGCCGGGGAGGTGCGCTGGGACGGTGACCGGGTCACCCTGCGGACCCGCAGCCGGATCGGCTACATGCCCGAGGAGCGCGGCCTCTACCCGCGGATGCGGGTCGGCGAGCAACTGGAGTATCTGGCCAGGCTGCACGGCCTGAGCGCGGCCGAGGCCGCCCGGGCCACCCGCGAGTGGACCGAGCGCCTCGGCGTGGCGGCCCGGGTCGGCGACGAGGTCCAGAAGCTCAGCCTGGGCAACCAGCAGCGGGTCCAGCTCGCCGCCGCCCTGGTGCACGACCCGGTGATCCTGGTGCTGGACGAGCCGTTCTCCGGGCTGGACCCGGTGGCGGTGGACGTGATGAGCGAGGTGCTCCGGGACAAGGCGGCGTCCGGGGTGCCGGTGATCTTCTCCAGCCACCAGCTGGAGCTGGTGGAGCGGCTCTGCGACCGGGTCGGCATCGTCCGCTCCGGTGCGATGGTCGCCTGCGGCCCGGTGGACGAACTGCGCTCCGGCGGCGGGGAGCTGCTGGTGGTGGACGCGCCGGCGGCCCCGGGCGGCTGGGCGGCCGGGGTGCCCGGCGTCACCTCGCACCGGATGGAGGGCAGCCGTACCGTCCTCGAACTCGCGCCGGGCACCGACGACCAGGCGGTGCTGGCGGCGGCGCTGGCCACCGGGCCGGTGCGCGAGTTCGCCCGCCGGCGGCCGTCGCTGACCGAGCTGTTCCGGCACGTGGTGAGCGAGCAGGAGGACGCGTCATGA
- the galE gene encoding UDP-glucose 4-epimerase GalE: MSKYLVTGGAGYVGSVVAAHLLEAGHQVTVLDDLSTGFREGVPAGAEFVNGRIQQAAEVLDSSFEAVLHFAASSQVGESVADPEKYWRNNVAGSLELVSAMRKAGVRKLVFSSTAAVYGEPEQVPIAETARTSPTNAYGATKLAVDHLITSEAIAHGLAAVSLRYFNVAGAYGAYGERHDPESHLIPLVFQAALGQRPHIAVYGDDYPTPDGTCIRDYIHVADLADAHLLALTAAKPGEHLICNLGNGSGFSVREVIESVKRVTGREIPVVMAERRPGDPAVLVASAEQAHTRLGWTPKRPELDDIVADAWTFTLNKNTSSTQ; the protein is encoded by the coding sequence ATGAGCAAGTACCTGGTCACCGGCGGTGCCGGCTATGTCGGCAGCGTGGTTGCCGCCCACCTCCTGGAGGCGGGCCACCAGGTCACCGTGCTGGACGACCTGTCCACCGGGTTCCGCGAGGGCGTCCCGGCCGGTGCCGAGTTCGTCAACGGCCGGATCCAGCAGGCCGCCGAGGTGCTGGACTCCTCCTTCGAGGCGGTGCTGCACTTCGCCGCCTCCTCGCAGGTCGGCGAGTCGGTCGCGGACCCGGAGAAGTACTGGCGCAACAACGTGGCCGGCTCGCTGGAGCTGGTCAGCGCGATGCGCAAGGCCGGCGTGCGCAAGCTGGTCTTCTCCTCCACCGCCGCGGTCTACGGCGAGCCGGAGCAGGTCCCGATCGCCGAGACCGCCCGCACCTCGCCGACCAACGCCTACGGCGCCACCAAGCTGGCGGTGGACCACCTGATCACCAGCGAGGCGATCGCCCACGGTCTGGCGGCGGTCAGCCTGCGCTACTTCAACGTGGCCGGTGCCTACGGCGCCTACGGCGAGCGGCACGACCCCGAGTCGCACCTGATCCCGCTGGTCTTCCAGGCCGCCCTCGGCCAGCGCCCGCACATCGCCGTCTACGGGGACGACTACCCGACCCCCGACGGCACCTGCATCCGCGACTACATCCACGTCGCCGACCTGGCCGACGCCCACCTGCTGGCGCTCACCGCGGCCAAGCCGGGCGAGCACCTGATCTGCAACCTGGGCAACGGCAGCGGCTTCTCGGTCCGCGAGGTGATCGAGTCGGTCAAGCGGGTCACCGGGCGCGAGATCCCGGTGGTCATGGCCGAGCGCCGCCCGGGCGACCCGGCCGTGCTGGTCGCCTCCGCCGAGCAGGCCCACACCCGGCTGGGCTGGACCCCCAAGCGGCCCGAGCTGGACGACATCGTGGCCGACGCCTGGACCTTCACCCTGAACAAGAACACCAGCAGCACGCAGTGA
- the galT gene encoding galactose-1-phosphate uridylyltransferase — MRKTTTKLADGRELIYYDRDESASRDVRDRRPLEAPVNLAEVRRDPVLGDWVTVAAHRQSRTYHPPADECPLCPSRDGRLSEIPAADYDVVVFENRFPSLAADAAAHVHAANAASTASGTNATSATGVPGGSQETWADRPLHLTRPGVGRCEVVCFTADHHASFADLDESKARLVLDAWTDRSAELGALPDVEQVFCFENRGAEIGVTLAHPHGQIYAFPFVTPRTAKMVAQADEHRARTGRNLFEDLLRAERADPVRVVLTGEHWTAFVPFAARWPYEVHLYPNRRVPGLTGLNEAERAEFPGLYLDLLRRFDRLFTDPASPRPAPGGATPPTPYIAAWHQAPRRGGAELALHLELFTIRRTVGRLKFLAGVESGMDAFVNDVSPEAAAQRLREVAI; from the coding sequence GTGCGGAAGACCACGACCAAGCTGGCGGACGGCCGCGAGCTGATCTACTACGACCGGGACGAGTCGGCCTCCCGCGACGTGCGCGACCGACGCCCACTGGAGGCGCCGGTCAACCTGGCCGAGGTCCGCCGCGACCCGGTCCTCGGCGACTGGGTCACGGTGGCCGCGCACCGCCAGAGCCGCACCTACCACCCGCCCGCCGACGAGTGCCCGCTCTGCCCGAGCCGGGACGGCCGGCTGAGCGAGATCCCGGCGGCCGACTACGACGTGGTGGTCTTCGAGAACCGCTTCCCGTCACTGGCCGCCGACGCGGCGGCCCACGTCCACGCGGCGAACGCGGCGAGCACGGCGAGCGGCACGAACGCCACCAGCGCCACCGGCGTCCCGGGCGGCTCCCAGGAGACCTGGGCCGACCGCCCCCTGCACCTGACCCGTCCCGGCGTCGGCCGCTGCGAGGTGGTCTGCTTCACCGCCGACCACCACGCCTCCTTCGCCGACCTCGACGAGTCCAAGGCCCGCCTGGTGCTGGACGCCTGGACCGACCGCAGCGCCGAACTGGGCGCGCTGCCCGACGTCGAGCAGGTCTTCTGCTTCGAGAACCGCGGCGCGGAGATCGGCGTGACGCTGGCCCATCCGCACGGTCAGATCTACGCGTTCCCGTTCGTCACCCCGCGCACCGCCAAGATGGTCGCGCAGGCGGACGAGCACCGCGCCCGCACCGGCCGCAACCTCTTCGAGGACCTGCTGCGCGCCGAACGCGCCGACCCCGTCAGAGTGGTGCTCACCGGCGAGCACTGGACGGCCTTCGTCCCGTTCGCCGCCCGCTGGCCGTACGAGGTGCACCTCTACCCCAACCGCCGGGTGCCGGGCCTGACCGGCCTGAACGAGGCCGAGCGGGCCGAGTTCCCCGGTCTCTACCTGGACTTGCTGCGCCGCTTCGACCGGCTCTTCACCGATCCGGCCTCGCCCCGGCCGGCCCCGGGCGGGGCGACGCCGCCCACTCCCTACATCGCCGCCTGGCACCAGGCGCCCCGGCGGGGCGGCGCCGAGCTGGCACTGCATCTGGAGCTGTTCACGATCCGACGTACGGTAGGCAGGCTGAAGTTCCTTGCCGGCGTCGAGTCCGGCATGGACGCGTTCGTCAACGATGTGTCGCCCGAGGCGGCGGCACAGCGCCTGCGGGAGGTCGCGATATGA